A segment of the Bradyrhizobium sp. CCBAU 53340 genome:
CCGTTCGGCGACGAGCCGTCCGACAAGATCAGCAAGAAGGCCTTAGACGCCGTGCTGAGCGGCGACGATGCGGAGGCCGCGGCCGTCGTGCACAGCGCGATCGAGGATTTCGCGCAGGAGCTCGCTTACGTGACGCGGCGATTCCTCAAGACCAAGGCCTGGGCCAAGACCGAATGCATCGTGGTCGGCGGCGGATTTCGCGCCTCCAGGCTCGGCGAGATCGCCATTGCGAGGGCCGAGATCATCCTCAAAGCGGAAGGCTTCAAGGTCGATCTGGTGCCGATCCGCTTCGATCCTGATGATGCCGGCCTGATCGGCGCCCTGCACCTCGCGCCATCCTGGATTTTCGAAGCCTATGACAGCATCCTTGCGGTCGATATCGGCGGCACCAACATCCGCTGCGGCATCGTCGAGACGCGCTGGAAGAAGGCGCCGGACTTGTCCAAGGCGGCCGTCTTCAAATCCGATCTGTGGCGCCACGCCGATGACGAGCCGAGCCGCGAGGCCGCGGTGAAGCGGCTGGTCAAGATGCTCGAGGGCCTGATCGAGGACGCCGCAGCGGAAGGGTTCAAGCTCGCACCCTTCATCGGCATCGCCTGTCCCGGCGTGATCAATGCGGACGGCTCGATCGAGAAGGGCGCACAGAATCTGCCGGGCAATTGGGAGAGCAGCAAGTTCAACCTCCCGGCGAGCCTGGTCGAGGCCATCCCCGCCATCGGCGGGCACGACACCGCGATCCTGATGCACAATGACGGCGTGGTTCAGGGCCTCTCCGAGGTGCCGTTCATGCAAGGTATCGATCGCTGGGGCGTGCTCACCATCGGCACCGGCCTTGGCAATGCGCGCTTCACCAATCGCCACAGGGACAATGGCAACGGCAAGGACCGGGATTCTGCGGAGGGAAAGAAGAAAGCCAAGGAAAACAACAAAGAGAACAACAAGAACCACAAGGAGTAACCTTGACTGGTTAGGTTAAGGGACGGATTGCGTTGCGACCCCCCGACCGCACGCTAGGGTGGAACCGTCGTCTCACGCAGGCCGGCGAAGCCGCCCTTCCTGGCCAGCATTTCGATGAGCGGCACGGGACCGCCAGTATTTACCGCGTCTGGCGGTCCCACCCGTTTTCTAAAGCATGATGGAATGAGCTCGCGCCCGGATCGAGGTGCATTCGCTGCGGCCCATCCTTCGAGACGCCCGCTTATCGCGGGCTCCTCAGGATGAGGGACGGAGTGCGCGGCAGCCGTTTCAGCGGGCGCTTATGCTGCTTAGCCTCATCCTGAGGAGACCGCGAAGCGGTCGTCTCGAAGGACGAGGCGCGCCAGCTCCCCGCCGCTCAGCTCCACCCGATGCGCTGAAAGAACGCCGCGATCTCGCTTGCGGCGCGATCCGGATCCTCCCGATGCGGGAAGTGCCCGACATCGGGAAACATCTTGAGATCCAGCTCGGCAAACGTCTCTCCCAGCCGGTCGGTCCATTCATACGGAAACAGCGGATCGTGCTCGGCCCAGCGCACGCAGGTCGGCACCTGGATCGGCTGCAAGCGTGGTGCCTCACCCTTCATCATCGCGATGCGCCCGGCATGCGAGGCCTGATAGTGCGCAAAGCCGCCGGCGAGATTGCCATCCCTGAAATAGGTGTCGCCGAACAGGTCGAGCACGTCGTCGAAGGCGTGCTTGCGATGGGCCCAATTCTTCAGAAAGAGCGCGATATAGAGCCGGCAGCTCTCACGGCTCGCCCCGACCAGCCGAGGCGCCATCTCCATCTGGTGGAAGGACTGGTACCAGATCTGGTTGAGGCGATCCGGCGCCGCCATGCGCGGCCCGATCCCGGGATAGACGAAATCGAACAGGAACAGCCCGGCGAGCCGCTCCGGCGCTTGTCGCGCCAGCGGCTGCATCACCGCGCCCCCGACATCATGGCCGACCACGCCGAATCGCGCGATGCCGAGGCCGTCCATCAGCGCCAGCATGTCGGCCGCATGGCCATCAGGCCCGTAAGGCCCGTCAGGCTTGTCGCTGTCGCCAAAGCCGCGCAAATCGGGCGCGACAAGCGTGAACCGGTCCGAAAGCCTTGAGATCACCGGCTCCCAGGTCAGCCAAAGTTCCGGCCACCCATGCAGCAAAAGCAGCGGTTTTCCGCTGCCGGCGCGAACCACATGGATTTTGGCGCCATTGGCGGAGATCGTGAGGTGCTCCATGGGCAGTTCCTTTCTGTCGGCAAGTCCTCTGGGCATGATGAGATTGGGCTTCATTCGTCGCCAAAAGGCAGGTGCGTTCCCTT
Coding sequences within it:
- a CDS encoding ROK family protein yields the protein MATDELVKTTGIAQHGAGRLPSVEVDSFNIEIKDEEGFLGDRASKGAFREILEEWRKPLRKSGEDPFGDEPSDKISKKALDAVLSGDDAEAAAVVHSAIEDFAQELAYVTRRFLKTKAWAKTECIVVGGGFRASRLGEIAIARAEIILKAEGFKVDLVPIRFDPDDAGLIGALHLAPSWIFEAYDSILAVDIGGTNIRCGIVETRWKKAPDLSKAAVFKSDLWRHADDEPSREAAVKRLVKMLEGLIEDAAAEGFKLAPFIGIACPGVINADGSIEKGAQNLPGNWESSKFNLPASLVEAIPAIGGHDTAILMHNDGVVQGLSEVPFMQGIDRWGVLTIGTGLGNARFTNRHRDNGNGKDRDSAEGKKKAKENNKENNKNHKE
- a CDS encoding alpha/beta fold hydrolase — translated: MEHLTISANGAKIHVVRAGSGKPLLLLHGWPELWLTWEPVISRLSDRFTLVAPDLRGFGDSDKPDGPYGPDGHAADMLALMDGLGIARFGVVGHDVGGAVMQPLARQAPERLAGLFLFDFVYPGIGPRMAAPDRLNQIWYQSFHQMEMAPRLVGASRESCRLYIALFLKNWAHRKHAFDDVLDLFGDTYFRDGNLAGGFAHYQASHAGRIAMMKGEAPRLQPIQVPTCVRWAEHDPLFPYEWTDRLGETFAELDLKMFPDVGHFPHREDPDRAASEIAAFFQRIGWS